Proteins encoded by one window of Streptomyces sp. NBC_01571:
- a CDS encoding PaaI family thioesterase, which yields MEDRTDQDQASPEVRKRVQDSFDRQGLMAHLGARITDIAPGRVQITLPARPEVTQQHGYFHAGATSAVADSAGGYAAYTLFPENADVLTVEYKINLLAPATGDRIEAVGTVLKAGRTLSVCRLEVFGVRSDGARKLVANGQQTLIRVNRPEQ from the coding sequence GTGGAAGACCGGACCGACCAGGACCAAGCGAGCCCCGAGGTGCGAAAGCGCGTCCAGGACAGCTTCGACCGCCAGGGGCTGATGGCCCACCTCGGTGCGCGGATAACCGACATCGCCCCGGGCCGCGTCCAGATCACGCTTCCCGCGCGCCCCGAAGTGACCCAGCAGCACGGCTACTTCCACGCCGGGGCGACCAGCGCCGTCGCGGACAGCGCCGGTGGCTACGCCGCGTACACGCTGTTCCCGGAGAACGCCGACGTCCTCACCGTCGAATACAAGATCAACCTTCTCGCACCCGCCACCGGTGACCGCATCGAGGCCGTCGGGACCGTGCTGAAGGCCGGCCGGACTCTGAGCGTGTGCCGGCTGGAGGTGTTCGGCGTCCGGAGCGACGGCGCCCGGAAGCTCGTCGCCAACGGACAGCAGACACTCATCCGCGTGAACCGGCCGGAACAGTGA
- the rlmN gene encoding 23S rRNA (adenine(2503)-C(2))-methyltransferase RlmN has product MPKPGELTFVAPRGAKKPPRHLADLTPAERKEAVAAIGEKPFRAKQLSQHYFARFAHDPAEWTDIPAAARGKLQEALLPELMTVVRHLSTDQDTTRKTLWRLFDGTLVESVLMRYPDRVTMCISSQAGCGMNCPFCATGQAGLDRNLSTGEIVHQIVDGMRALRDGEIPGGPARLSNIVFMGMGEPLANYKRVVGAIRALTDPEPDGVGLSQRGITVSTVGLVPAIHRFSDEGFKCRLAISLHAPDDELRDTLVPVNTRWKVREVLDAGWEYAAKSGRRLSIEYALIRDINDQAWRGDRLGRLLRGKPVHVNLIPLNPTPGSKWTASRPEDEKAFVEAIAAHGVPVTVRDTRGQEIDGACGQLAATER; this is encoded by the coding sequence ATGCCGAAGCCCGGAGAACTCACATTCGTCGCCCCCCGCGGAGCCAAGAAGCCGCCGCGGCACCTCGCCGACCTCACGCCCGCCGAGCGTAAAGAGGCCGTTGCCGCGATCGGGGAGAAGCCGTTTCGCGCCAAGCAGCTGTCGCAGCACTACTTCGCCCGGTTCGCGCACGACCCCGCGGAGTGGACGGACATCCCGGCCGCCGCGCGCGGCAAGCTCCAGGAAGCGCTGCTTCCCGAGCTGATGACCGTCGTGCGGCATCTGTCGACCGACCAGGACACCACGCGCAAGACCCTGTGGCGGCTCTTCGACGGCACGCTCGTCGAGTCCGTGCTGATGCGCTACCCGGACCGGGTGACCATGTGCATCAGCTCCCAGGCGGGGTGCGGGATGAACTGTCCGTTCTGTGCCACCGGCCAGGCCGGGCTCGACCGGAACCTGTCGACCGGCGAGATCGTGCACCAGATCGTGGACGGCATGCGGGCGCTGCGGGACGGGGAGATCCCCGGGGGCCCGGCGCGGCTGAGCAACATCGTCTTCATGGGTATGGGCGAGCCGCTCGCCAACTACAAGCGGGTCGTGGGCGCCATCCGCGCGCTCACCGACCCCGAGCCGGACGGCGTCGGACTCTCCCAGCGTGGCATCACCGTGTCGACGGTCGGACTGGTCCCGGCCATCCACCGGTTCTCCGACGAGGGCTTCAAGTGCCGCCTCGCCATCTCCCTGCACGCGCCGGACGACGAGCTCCGCGACACCCTCGTCCCCGTGAACACGCGGTGGAAGGTGCGGGAGGTGCTCGACGCTGGCTGGGAGTACGCGGCCAAGTCGGGGCGCCGGCTCTCCATCGAGTACGCCCTCATCCGGGACATCAACGACCAGGCGTGGCGCGGTGACCGGCTCGGGCGGCTGCTCAGGGGAAAGCCCGTGCACGTCAACCTCATCCCGCTGAACCCGACCCCGGGCTCGAAGTGGACCGCCTCGCGGCCCGAGGACGAGAAGGCGTTCGTCGAGGCCATCGCGGCCCACGGCGTGCCGGTCACCGTCCGGGACACCCGGGGCCAGGAGATCGACGGGGCGTGCGGCCAGCTCGCGGCGACCGAACGGTAG
- a CDS encoding thiamine ABC transporter substrate binding subunit — protein sequence MSTKASTKRRTAAAVVVALGLVTLSACGSSGSGDKTADSRTVTLVSHDSFAYSKSLLHAFEQESGYKVRILKDGDAGQAVNKAILTKDNPQGDVFFGVDNTLLSRALDNGLFQPYEPKGSDQIVQRYRVDQEKHRVTPIDSGDICVNYDKAYFSKHELAPPTSFDDLIKPAYKNLLVTENASTSSPGLGFLLGTAAKYGDAGWQGYWKKLKANGVKVVDGWEQAYNDEFSGSAGGKKAKADRPLVVSYASSPPAEVVYADPKPKTAPTGVANGTCFRQVEYAGLLSNAKNTKGGKALLDFLISFRFQEDMPLNMFVYPVRETAKVPEVFVKFGPQAAHPETLAPAEIAKNRDQWVKSWTSLVLK from the coding sequence GTGAGCACCAAAGCGAGCACCAAGAGGCGGACGGCCGCGGCCGTGGTCGTCGCGCTGGGCCTTGTCACGCTGTCCGCGTGCGGCTCGTCCGGCTCCGGCGACAAGACCGCCGACTCCAGGACCGTGACCCTCGTCAGCCACGACTCCTTCGCCTACTCCAAGAGCTTGCTGCACGCCTTCGAGCAGGAATCGGGCTACAAGGTCAGGATCCTCAAGGACGGAGACGCCGGCCAGGCCGTCAACAAGGCCATCCTGACCAAGGACAACCCGCAGGGCGACGTCTTCTTCGGCGTCGACAACACCCTGCTCTCCCGGGCGCTCGACAACGGGCTGTTCCAGCCGTACGAGCCCAAGGGCTCCGACCAGATCGTCCAGCGCTACCGGGTCGACCAGGAGAAGCACCGGGTCACGCCCATCGACTCCGGCGACATCTGCGTCAACTACGACAAGGCCTACTTCAGCAAGCACGAGCTGGCGCCGCCCACCTCCTTCGACGACCTGATCAAGCCCGCGTACAAGAACCTCCTCGTCACCGAGAACGCGTCCACGTCCTCGCCCGGCCTCGGTTTCCTGCTCGGGACCGCCGCGAAGTACGGGGACGCCGGGTGGCAGGGCTACTGGAAGAAGCTCAAGGCCAACGGCGTGAAGGTGGTCGACGGCTGGGAGCAGGCCTACAACGACGAGTTCTCGGGGTCCGCCGGCGGCAAGAAGGCCAAGGCCGACCGGCCGCTGGTCGTCTCGTACGCCTCCTCGCCGCCCGCCGAGGTGGTCTACGCCGACCCGAAGCCGAAGACCGCGCCGACCGGGGTCGCGAACGGCACCTGCTTCCGTCAGGTCGAGTACGCGGGGCTGCTCAGCAACGCGAAGAACACGAAGGGCGGCAAGGCGCTCCTCGACTTCCTCATCAGCTTCAGGTTCCAGGAGGACATGCCGCTGAACATGTTCGTGTACCCGGTCCGTGAGACCGCGAAGGTGCCCGAGGTGTTCGTGAAGTTCGGCCCGCAGGCCGCGCACCCCGAGACCCTGGCCCCCGCCGAGATCGCCAAGAACCGTGACCAGTGGGTCAAGTCGTGGACCTCGCTCGTACTGAAGTAG
- a CDS encoding iron ABC transporter permease: MDLARTEVAGAAPRRRGSATRLWLMALPVVFFAVFFAYPVAAIVARGLEVDGVWRPGRIGEVLGQADIRHVLWFTTWQALASTALTLLIALPGAYVFARFDFRGKQVLRAVVTVPFVLPTVVVGTAFLALIGRGGLLDGLWGVRLDTTVWAILLAHVFFNYAVVVRTVGGLWAQLDPRQEEAARMLGASRFAAWRTVTLPALSPAVAAAALMVFLFTFTSFGVVQILGGPTFSTLEVEIYRQTSEIFDLATAAVLTIIQFVAVGAILAVHAATVRRRETALRLVAPETTARRPRGAGQWAVLTGVLASIAVLLVLPLGVLVQRSLDTPGGFGFGYYRALASDDGGIFLVAPIEAIGNSLEYALAATAIAVVIGGLAAAALTGRAGRLVRGFDVLLMLPLGVSAVTVGFGFLIALDEPPLDLRSSWILVPLAQALVGVPFVVRTMLPVLRAVDGRLREAASVLGASPWRVWREVDLPMVRRALLIAAGFAFAVSLGEFGATVFIARPDNPTLPVAVARLLGRAGDLNYGQAMALSTILMVVCAVALLLLERMRTDRTGEF; the protein is encoded by the coding sequence GTGGACCTCGCTCGTACTGAAGTAGCCGGGGCGGCGCCCCGGAGGCGTGGGAGCGCGACGCGGCTGTGGCTCATGGCCCTGCCGGTCGTGTTCTTCGCCGTCTTCTTCGCCTACCCCGTCGCGGCGATCGTGGCCCGCGGTCTCGAGGTCGACGGGGTCTGGCGGCCCGGACGGATCGGTGAGGTGCTCGGCCAGGCCGACATCCGGCACGTGCTGTGGTTCACCACCTGGCAGGCGCTCGCCTCGACAGCGCTCACGCTGCTGATCGCGCTCCCCGGCGCGTACGTCTTCGCGCGCTTCGACTTCCGGGGCAAGCAGGTGCTGCGCGCGGTGGTGACCGTCCCGTTCGTACTGCCCACCGTCGTCGTCGGCACGGCGTTCCTGGCGCTGATCGGCCGCGGCGGACTCCTGGACGGCCTGTGGGGCGTCCGCCTCGACACCACCGTCTGGGCCATCCTGCTCGCGCACGTCTTCTTCAACTACGCGGTGGTCGTCCGCACGGTCGGCGGGCTCTGGGCGCAACTCGACCCACGCCAGGAGGAGGCCGCGCGCATGCTCGGCGCATCCCGGTTCGCGGCCTGGCGCACGGTGACGCTCCCGGCCCTGAGCCCGGCCGTCGCCGCCGCCGCGCTCATGGTCTTTCTCTTCACCTTCACCTCGTTCGGGGTGGTCCAGATCCTCGGCGGGCCGACCTTCTCCACCCTTGAGGTCGAGATCTACCGGCAGACCTCGGAGATCTTCGACCTGGCGACGGCGGCGGTGCTGACGATCATCCAGTTCGTGGCCGTCGGCGCGATCCTCGCCGTCCACGCCGCGACCGTACGCCGCCGGGAGACCGCTCTGCGCCTGGTGGCCCCGGAGACGACCGCCCGCAGGCCGCGCGGGGCCGGGCAGTGGGCAGTGCTCACGGGAGTGCTCGCGAGCATCGCGGTCCTGCTCGTGCTGCCGCTCGGAGTCCTGGTCCAGCGATCCCTGGACACCCCCGGCGGCTTCGGATTCGGCTACTACCGGGCGCTCGCCTCCGACGACGGCGGCATCTTCCTGGTGGCCCCGATCGAGGCGATCGGCAACTCGCTGGAGTACGCGCTCGCCGCCACCGCGATCGCCGTGGTCATCGGAGGTCTGGCGGCCGCCGCTCTCACCGGCCGCGCCGGTCGGCTAGTACGGGGGTTCGACGTGCTGCTGATGCTGCCGCTCGGCGTGTCCGCCGTGACCGTCGGTTTCGGGTTCCTGATCGCGCTGGACGAGCCGCCGCTCGACCTCAGGAGCAGCTGGATCCTGGTGCCGCTCGCGCAGGCGCTGGTGGGCGTCCCCTTCGTCGTGCGGACGATGCTGCCCGTGCTGCGGGCCGTGGACGGACGGCTGCGGGAGGCGGCGTCGGTGCTCGGGGCCTCGCCGTGGCGGGTGTGGCGGGAGGTCGATCTGCCGATGGTGCGGCGGGCGCTGCTGATCGCGGCGGGGTTCGCCTTCGCCGTGTCGCTCGGTGAGTTCGGGGCGACGGTCTTCATCGCGCGCCCCGACAACCCGACGCTGCCGGTCGCGGTCGCGCGGCTGCTCGGGCGCGCCGGGGACCTCAACTACGGGCAGGCGATGGCACTTTCGACGATCTTGATGGTGGTGTGCGCGGTGGCGCTGCTGCTGTTGGAGCGCATGCGGACCGACCGGACGGGGGAGTTCTGA
- a CDS encoding ABC transporter ATP-binding protein has protein sequence MAKLVTKATAGTTGTAAGVPAPAPASDVLLGIEAATVRFGGRPVLDAVDLEVAEHEIVCVLGPSGSGKSTLLRVVAGLQPLDAGRVLLTGHDQAGVPAHRRGVGLMFQDHQLFPQRDVGGNVAFGLRMHGTSKQQQALRVGELLELVGLPGAASRAVAALSGGEQQRVALARALAPRPRLLMLDEPLGQLDRSLRERLVVELRELFGRLGTTVLAVTHDQGEAFALADRVVVMRDGRIAQSGTPLEVWQHPADEFVARFLGFDNVVDATVTGRVADTPWGKLPVPDGAPQGPGTLLVRPAGVRLVGAEDGLPCTVTARTFRGTHVAVHLQPEGAPRLEAACALRAAPAPGDRVAVVFDAADVVVLGEASAG, from the coding sequence ATGGCGAAGCTCGTCACGAAGGCGACGGCTGGGACGACGGGGACGGCGGCGGGGGTGCCCGCGCCGGCGCCGGCGTCGGACGTTCTGCTCGGCATCGAGGCCGCGACCGTGCGCTTCGGCGGCCGGCCCGTGCTGGACGCCGTCGATCTGGAGGTCGCCGAGCACGAGATCGTGTGTGTGCTCGGGCCGAGCGGCAGCGGCAAGTCCACGCTGCTGCGGGTGGTGGCCGGACTGCAGCCGCTCGACGCGGGCCGTGTGCTCCTGACCGGCCACGACCAGGCGGGGGTGCCCGCGCACCGCCGGGGCGTCGGGCTGATGTTCCAGGACCACCAGCTCTTCCCGCAGCGCGACGTGGGCGGCAACGTCGCCTTCGGGCTCCGGATGCACGGCACATCGAAGCAGCAACAGGCGCTGCGCGTCGGTGAGTTGCTGGAACTCGTCGGGCTGCCCGGCGCCGCCTCCCGGGCCGTCGCGGCACTGTCCGGAGGCGAGCAGCAGCGGGTCGCGCTGGCCCGTGCCCTCGCCCCCCGCCCCCGGCTGCTGATGCTCGACGAACCGCTCGGCCAGCTCGACCGCTCGCTGCGCGAACGACTGGTCGTCGAACTCCGCGAGCTTTTCGGCCGGTTGGGAACGACCGTGCTCGCCGTCACGCACGACCAGGGCGAGGCCTTCGCGCTGGCCGACCGGGTGGTGGTGATGCGCGACGGGCGGATCGCCCAGTCCGGTACGCCCCTTGAGGTCTGGCAGCATCCGGCGGACGAGTTCGTGGCACGCTTCCTCGGCTTCGACAACGTCGTCGACGCGACGGTGACCGGCCGGGTGGCGGACACGCCGTGGGGGAAGCTTCCGGTACCCGACGGCGCCCCGCAGGGGCCCGGCACGCTGCTCGTGCGGCCCGCGGGCGTACGGCTGGTCGGTGCCGAGGACGGGCTGCCCTGCACCGTGACCGCGCGCACCTTCCGGGGCACCCACGTCGCCGTCCATCTCCAGCCGGAGGGCGCGCCGCGGCTGGAGGCGGCGTGCGCGCTGCGGGCGGCGCCCGCACCCGGCGACCGGGTCGCGGTGGTCTTCGACGCGGCCGACGTCGTCGTGCTCGGGGAGGCCTCGGCCGGGTAG
- a CDS encoding LAETG motif-containing sortase-dependent surface protein: MSISRRTARSVRILGVASATAALALGVAGNALACNIRDFSAVASCDDNGKGIITVTDNDASGVEATVSVFLEANGADARQVGSETVKGTREGATVTFSEDWAPNATYRIHVTAGKIVNEDVTPQLTTPSKACKSEESSSPTPKPSETSSSPAPSESASATPSESESSAAPATPGDNAPSPAVGDSNLAETGANSNTPMIAGIAGAFVVVGGGAVFFGMRRRGASKAG; this comes from the coding sequence GTGTCCATATCTCGCCGTACCGCACGTTCAGTGCGCATCCTCGGTGTTGCCTCCGCCACGGCCGCGCTCGCGCTCGGTGTCGCCGGCAACGCACTTGCTTGCAACATCCGTGACTTCTCGGCCGTCGCCTCGTGCGACGACAACGGGAAGGGCATCATCACCGTGACCGACAACGACGCCTCCGGCGTCGAGGCCACGGTCTCCGTCTTCCTCGAGGCCAACGGCGCGGACGCCCGCCAGGTCGGCTCCGAGACGGTCAAGGGCACCCGTGAGGGCGCCACTGTCACCTTCTCCGAGGACTGGGCGCCCAACGCCACGTACCGTATCCACGTCACGGCCGGGAAGATCGTCAACGAGGACGTCACCCCCCAGCTGACCACGCCCTCCAAGGCGTGCAAGTCCGAGGAGTCGTCCTCTCCGACGCCCAAGCCGTCGGAGACCTCCTCCTCGCCCGCCCCCTCGGAGTCGGCTTCCGCGACCCCGTCGGAGTCGGAGAGCAGCGCCGCGCCCGCGACGCCGGGAGACAACGCCCCGTCCCCCGCGGTCGGTGACTCCAACCTCGCCGAGACCGGTGCGAACTCCAACACCCCGATGATCGCCGGCATCGCCGGTGCCTTCGTGGTCGTCGGCGGCGGAGCGGTCTTCTTCGGTATGCGCCGCCGCGGCGCCTCGAAGGCCGGCTGA
- a CDS encoding LOG family protein: protein MQPTPLHAGHDREIESLAEFDEVVSERGSLTRFRVQSVDLTDRTDALLSVDTSGAVFLGCPMDPRTAARVRATGALVFPPIPGLPFDPYRGMLHSPDELFESLDAGYEATPDARTYTWFQQTKADGDVFASMLRSIHDDAVSDALDELLVGTRVVGVMGGHAMARGTRAYEGAALLGRELARSGLMVATGGGPGAMEAANLGAYAAPFDDAMLTEALRLLAGAPSFRPSITDWARAAFTVRDRWPAGGASVGLPTWFYGHEPPNPFAAHIAKYFANATREDGLLARSDAGVVFLPGAAGTVQEIFDNATPNYYESRGEPTPMVLVDRAHWTERYPTWPLLQSLARERSMESRIALVDRIEEAPEALKRLGG, encoded by the coding sequence GTGCAGCCAACTCCCCTCCACGCCGGTCACGACCGTGAGATCGAGTCCCTCGCCGAGTTCGACGAGGTCGTCTCCGAGCGCGGCTCGCTCACCCGGTTCCGTGTCCAGTCCGTGGATCTGACGGACCGTACGGACGCCCTGCTCTCCGTGGACACCTCGGGCGCCGTCTTCCTCGGCTGCCCGATGGATCCCCGGACGGCGGCTCGCGTGAGAGCCACGGGCGCGCTGGTCTTCCCGCCCATACCGGGGCTGCCCTTCGATCCGTACCGGGGAATGCTCCACTCCCCCGACGAGCTCTTCGAGTCCCTCGACGCCGGGTACGAGGCGACACCGGACGCCCGCACGTACACCTGGTTCCAGCAGACCAAGGCCGACGGCGACGTCTTCGCGTCGATGCTGCGCTCGATCCACGACGACGCGGTGTCGGACGCCCTCGACGAACTCCTCGTCGGCACACGGGTGGTGGGCGTGATGGGCGGTCACGCCATGGCGCGCGGCACCCGGGCGTACGAGGGCGCGGCGCTGCTCGGCCGCGAACTGGCGCGCTCCGGCCTCATGGTGGCCACCGGCGGCGGGCCGGGCGCGATGGAGGCCGCGAACCTCGGCGCGTACGCGGCCCCGTTCGACGACGCGATGCTCACCGAGGCACTCCGGTTGCTCGCCGGGGCACCTTCGTTCAGGCCCTCGATCACCGACTGGGCGCGGGCCGCGTTCACGGTGCGGGACCGCTGGCCCGCCGGTGGCGCCTCGGTCGGTCTCCCGACCTGGTTCTACGGTCACGAGCCGCCGAACCCGTTCGCCGCGCACATCGCCAAGTACTTCGCCAACGCGACCCGTGAGGACGGGCTGTTGGCCCGCTCGGACGCGGGCGTCGTCTTCCTGCCGGGTGCCGCCGGGACCGTACAGGAGATCTTCGACAACGCGACCCCGAACTACTACGAGTCGCGCGGGGAGCCCACCCCGATGGTGCTCGTGGACCGCGCGCACTGGACGGAGCGGTACCCGACCTGGCCTCTCCTCCAATCCCTCGCCCGTGAGCGGTCGATGGAGTCCCGGATCGCTCTGGTGGACCGGATCGAGGAAGCCCCGGAGGCTCTCAAACGCCTCGGTGGTTAA
- a CDS encoding VOC family protein, with protein MYQQMIFVNLAVNDVDASKKFFTELGYTINPQFSTDDCACVVISDTIVAMLLSKQRYADFTKKEIADPARTSEVLLCLSAESREKVDELCDKALSAGGSGTREAQDHGYMYGRSFDDPDGHTWEVMWMDPAAVQG; from the coding sequence ATGTACCAGCAGATGATCTTCGTGAACCTCGCCGTGAACGACGTCGACGCCTCGAAGAAGTTCTTCACCGAGCTCGGCTACACGATCAACCCGCAGTTCTCGACGGACGACTGCGCCTGTGTCGTCATCAGCGACACGATCGTCGCGATGCTGCTGAGCAAGCAGCGCTACGCGGACTTCACGAAGAAGGAGATCGCCGACCCGGCCCGGACCAGCGAGGTGCTGCTGTGTCTGAGCGCCGAGAGCCGCGAGAAGGTGGACGAGCTGTGCGACAAGGCCCTCTCGGCGGGCGGTTCGGGCACGCGGGAGGCCCAGGACCACGGCTACATGTACGGCCGTTCCTTCGACGACCCGGACGGCCACACCTGGGAGGTCATGTGGATGGACCCGGCGGCCGTCCAGGGCTGA
- a CDS encoding ABC transporter ATP-binding protein, producing the protein MVAPPDNDVLWARALHVKHNGSPALSGVSLGVREGEILAVGGPRGSGKTTLLQCLSGQLLPQQGEVWFNSVPVHTMGALARERLRRDRFGWIDPVPVLVPELNSWENAALPLMLRGSGRRAAKTAALEWLERLDIGDCARKRPHALLQAERQRVAIARALVPAPQVLFADEPTAPLHRADRAHVLRTLTTAARSHGITVVLATHDADTAALADRAITLLDGRRVNTVHLPPVTETEGRAACSLSV; encoded by the coding sequence ATGGTGGCCCCGCCGGACAACGACGTGCTCTGGGCACGCGCCCTGCACGTCAAGCACAACGGCTCGCCCGCGCTCAGCGGTGTCTCGCTCGGCGTCCGCGAGGGCGAGATCCTCGCCGTCGGCGGCCCGCGCGGCAGCGGCAAGACCACACTGCTCCAGTGCCTGTCCGGGCAGCTCCTGCCGCAGCAGGGCGAGGTCTGGTTCAACAGCGTGCCCGTGCACACCATGGGCGCGCTGGCCCGCGAACGCCTGCGCCGCGACCGCTTCGGCTGGATCGACCCCGTGCCCGTCCTCGTGCCCGAGCTGAACTCCTGGGAGAACGCGGCGCTGCCCCTGATGCTGCGCGGCTCCGGCCGCCGGGCCGCGAAGACCGCCGCCCTGGAATGGCTCGAACGCCTGGACATCGGCGACTGCGCCCGCAAACGGCCGCACGCCCTGCTCCAGGCCGAGCGGCAGCGCGTCGCCATCGCCCGCGCGCTCGTGCCCGCCCCCCAGGTGCTCTTCGCCGACGAGCCGACCGCCCCGCTGCACCGCGCCGACCGCGCCCACGTGCTGCGCACCCTCACCACCGCCGCCCGCTCGCACGGCATCACCGTGGTCCTCGCCACGCACGACGCGGACACCGCTGCTCTCGCCGACCGCGCCATCACGCTGCTCGACGGACGGCGCGTGAACACCGTCCACCTGCCCCCGGTCACCGAGACGGAAGGCCGGGCCGCGTGCTCGCTCTCCGTCTAG